The following is a genomic window from Plectropomus leopardus isolate mb chromosome 3, YSFRI_Pleo_2.0, whole genome shotgun sequence.
AAAGGCACCTAGGAGGCATCTCTGGGCTTGTCAGACACAAGAAATCTAATCCAGACAGCCAAGAATGGGAATTTGGAAGAGAAACCCGAAAATAGCAGCTGTCTCTGCATAATTGGAACAAATGGAAGTTGGATATGcggcagaaaataaaacaagaaaacaactggGATGTAACGCGACACTATTTGCTGACAGTTACAATAATCTAGGGGGGAGCCATGCCACAGGCAGGCTGTTATTTGTAGCCGGGCAGCTTATAGTTTCTGTTAAACTGGTGCTGATCTCTGATCTGGGAGGGTCGCAATTATGTGCCCCCCTACTATTCCTCCTCCATCCCTTCCTGCTGTCATCCTCCCCTACTCCTTTAAACCCCCTCTAAGCAGCATTTAATTGTGAAGGGCTGAGCTGGGGAAGGAGTAATCAGATGAGAACAGAGGCAGGGGCAATCACGTGGGTACACACTGGCTAACGGGGGATTAATAACAGTGGCGTCTTGATTGAAGTTCAGCTGCTCTCCCTGGCAAATGGGaggtggggagagagagaaaggggagtAAAAGAGAGTTGCAAAGACAGAGGACGCAGAGAGTAACAGGGAGACAGAAATGGGGAGAGAAGAGGGAAACAGAGAAAGGGAGTTAGAGCAGTGAGAGGGAGTGGGAGGAAGAAAGAGCGAGGATAGGAGGCAGCGCAGCGcagtgtggagagagagagagagagagatgtagaGACAGGAAGCCTCCACCGCTACTGAGCCAGTGAGACgcaggcaggcagagagagaagacggagagagagaggccctCGGCATCTCCGAGGCCGGCCCAATGAGGGGGTGACGGGCTCAAGAGCAATACAACAGGGAGGACggtgggaggagaggaagaaacagagGGGAAAGAAGAAGGGGGTGATAAAATCAGAACCAGCAGGGAAAGGGGAGTGGGTGGGATCTGGGATGAGGAAGGAAAAAAGCAGATAAAAGTTTTGGAGTCGGGGAGAAGAGACTAAAGATAGAGCAGACCGGGTCTAATGGCAAAGGTAGGAGGGGATTCatggaaaaagaggaggaagctCAGTGTCTCAGGagtcttcctcttcctcttctgcttcttcttcctcctgtgAGGTGGCTGGACATCATCCATCACCATGTTCTCTGACAGCAGAGCTCCAGCGCCTGGGGAGCAGAAAGGCTTCAAGCCCCACACCCCTCACTTCATCCCCTGGCTGCGCAGTAGTCTGAAGCCCCACCACAGCAGTGACCTGGGACTCAACGGACCGTACAAATCCAGCTCCGAGGCCCACAATAATCTGGAGAAAGCCAAAGGGATAGGCTTCTTCTCCATCAAGGACCGGGCAAAGAAAGGGGAAGTTCGGTGTAATGGGATGGCGAGGATGCTGCCAGTGGTGCTGCGGGGGCACCACATCCTGCCAGGGAGTCTGGGGAAACAGAGGGAGGACAGTCCTGCCAGGTGGAACCAGTCTCCAGAGGTGGATCCCAATACGCAGAACAGTGCAGGGGACCGGCCGCAGGATCAGAGCGCCACATCGGCCCAGGACAACCACACCTTTGTTAGCAGCCACCTTCAGAGTGACGGGACCTCGGTCAGGAAGTACGGGCCGCTTGTGAGACCCCCTCCTGTTCCGACGCTGCTCAATGAGGAGCCAAACTGTAAGGTGCCTATTGTGGTAGAGCACAGGAAGGGGAAGGTGTGGGACTACGCCAGCAGCACCACCTACCGCAAAAGGGACCTCCATTCATCCAGCTGGGTGAGCTCAGACACTCAGGGACTAATAGAAAGACAGCATGCCTTCACCTCCAGCGTCAGCTACATCAAACAGCAGAGCAGGAGCCAGAGAGACCTGAGGGAGCCACCTGTGGATTTCAACGGGCCCCTCAATGGAGTCATCTTCTCCACCGAGGTTCCTCAGAGAGGCCTGGGCTGCACCACAACACTACGAGGACCCAGGAAAAGTAGACCGAGCTTGGAGCGAATCGCATCTCTGGGCCAGAACCAGACGTGGGTCCAATATGAAGGGAAGTCACAGAGGAGGGATTCAGGCTGCAGCAGGAAGGTGGTTCGAAACCAGATTAAACGGGTCGTGAACAACCTGGAGCAGGTTCTTACAGCGCTGAGGGATGTTCACCAGGAAATGAAGGAGGTAAcgtgttgtttttgatgattcTGTGTAACATTTCACCTACACAATCATCCCTGCACTCACAAGGAAAACAAATGAGAAGCAGAAAAAGTTATTGCATCCTATCACAGgggcctttgaaacctggatcagttttcttgtgctgcgtttagacacctttcacaagctgtttgaccGTTTTGAAACCAAGGCAAATAGGTTTGATTCTCTTGAAAACAATGGGAAAAAGTAAtcaccaacttggcaagacatgcCCCACAAATgataagaaattagtaaaatgacaaaaattaccttaaaattgtttgaaaattattatttaaaaaaaaagggaatcgGTCCAGAAAATCCTTCTTATGATTACAAta
Proteins encoded in this region:
- the LOC121941196 gene encoding mediator of DNA damage checkpoint protein 1 gives rise to the protein MFSDSRAPAPGEQKGFKPHTPHFIPWLRSSLKPHHSSDLGLNGPYKSSSEAHNNLEKAKGIGFFSIKDRAKKGEVRCNGMARMLPVVLRGHHILPGSLGKQREDSPARWNQSPEVDPNTQNSAGDRPQDQSATSAQDNHTFVSSHLQSDGTSVRKYGPLVRPPPVPTLLNEEPNCKVPIVVEHRKGKVWDYASSTTYRKRDLHSSSWVSSDTQGLIERQHAFTSSVSYIKQQSRSQRDLREPPVDFNGPLNGVIFSTEVPQRGLGCTTTLRGPRKSRPSLERIASLGQNQTWVQYEGKSQRRDSGCSRKVVRNQIKRVVNNLEQVLTALRDVHQEMKEVVQQIDYLTSTIDLNAEEQQRTERGNSSSSSGSSSSDVTVGSTHRRPSEPADQRGATDSSGSLRRDHHGRSQSPPNVLLCPVTSGSRTLRFTSSLGSSPRQSGLLQCNNLPLPSPSQNLTSHDVTLSPQRSLPVRPPTPGVSPLTVNLHHPSSPGSQPHSPGPSSSISPVSPLSPKPPPTLSPSVIIETKVASYQTPQSDHPSAGLPSPSSTQPPSAGCPPTKSETQTASNTDKERRASSAGPSQVCSAPAATAKPPTAQGRRGRKPPPYPHHRTSEHTKKVKEPRKAPPYPEKRRLLSTTV